The following proteins come from a genomic window of Finegoldia magna ATCC 29328:
- a CDS encoding DUF2232 domain-containing protein — protein sequence MKISLRALLIYVVSLFVFPFGFIVLPSYFIKLGLEKDNRLALISFGIFFVLSMVVSSPMIAIPIGLFTILVFYSILNLLSSGFDDTQAIAISFVGICAFVVLTNLLLKFNADMSIADVISHKLNDFMKVLSSVKMDDELMMSVKTMFEQSTKLIVRAVYAILGIVAFYTSVLNVYIPQKSKEHKFHDFRIDKIFTSVVVGLVLISGVTYFVNRDLGNYLLYNLSIFGIYTYLLGGIALMFSYLKSLSKPFKVLTVLVSVAIQPFIYILAVLGAVNSFKDLRKKENNARA from the coding sequence ATGAAAATTTCATTGAGAGCTCTGTTGATTTATGTCGTGAGTTTGTTTGTATTTCCATTTGGATTTATTGTGTTGCCTTCTTATTTTATTAAGTTAGGATTAGAAAAAGATAACAGGCTCGCTCTGATATCTTTCGGTATATTTTTCGTGTTGAGCATGGTTGTGTCAAGCCCTATGATTGCGATTCCTATTGGATTATTCACGATTTTGGTGTTTTATTCGATTTTGAATCTTTTAAGTTCGGGATTCGATGACACACAAGCTATCGCGATTAGTTTTGTTGGGATTTGTGCGTTCGTCGTGTTGACGAATTTGCTTTTGAAATTTAATGCGGACATGTCGATTGCAGATGTGATTAGCCACAAGTTGAATGATTTCATGAAGGTTTTGAGTTCTGTGAAGATGGACGATGAATTGATGATGTCTGTGAAAACTATGTTTGAACAATCAACTAAGCTTATTGTAAGAGCTGTGTATGCAATTTTGGGAATTGTTGCTTTTTACACAAGTGTGTTGAATGTTTACATTCCACAAAAATCAAAAGAGCACAAGTTTCACGATTTCAGAATAGACAAGATATTCACAAGTGTAGTTGTGGGCTTGGTGTTGATTTCTGGAGTAACTTATTTTGTGAATAGGGATTTGGGAAATTATTTGTTGTATAATTTGTCGATATTCGGTATTTATACGTACTTATTGGGCGGAATTGCACTGATGTTTTCGTATTTGAAATCATTGTCGAAGCCTTTCAAGGTGTTGACTGTGCTAGTTTCAGTTGCAATTCAACCATTTATTTATATTTTGGCAGTCTTGGGAGCTGTGAACAGCTTCAAGGATTTGAGAAAGAAGGAAAACAATGCAAGAGCTTAA
- a CDS encoding DHH family phosphoesterase: MQELKYSLKHLIVQAVLLVILSAILFYFQNIIGTLAFIASAFMIMNQYTYINKKNQKVEDKIINLNNEFTDITKNAVFKVPFPLLILNDKNKISWFNTYFKDLCDDEVEIFNNEIENILDLKTVNDDENNLDYYETQVDGKYYRFYPVTIKDSEDKDLTLLYGVDNTAFMDVVTLLDEKRLGLVDIFIDNYDEARNSIKEEERTRVFSEVDKILQDFAREHNAYIRKYESDKFVMVIEKHELENIMQQKFSVLDMIKDIKNTNNVPVTLSIGASIVGDNPYEIHDKSRSCLDVALGRGGDQAVVDTGELKYFGGKNKAVEKRNKVKARVVSHALKKLIEQSSNVFIMGHKNPDMDSIGSCLGMLEACKINSKECYIVLNEVGPQIENIYNAVLEEKPDYKKYFVKNAFAKENCNSNSLVIICDNHRRNSVECQEIMDITKNIVVIDHHRRSSDYIKDTSLTYLEPYASSASEMVTEVLFYMTEKLEIPKIVAEALLAGITVDTKNFFYQTGVRTFEAASILKRQGADSVRVKQLFKDDERTIKLKSDVIASSKMYRNNIAIGRLEEEVDESILVAAQSADDLLNILGVEASFVLAKLKDKIHVSARSLGKISVQLILEKVGGGGHLTSAGAQLDCSMDEAEEKIKQAIDEYIKEDTDESYID, encoded by the coding sequence ATGCAAGAGCTTAAATATTCACTGAAACATTTGATTGTACAAGCAGTTTTGTTGGTGATACTTTCTGCGATTTTGTTTTATTTTCAAAATATCATAGGAACCTTGGCTTTTATCGCTTCGGCTTTTATGATTATGAATCAATACACTTACATCAACAAAAAGAACCAAAAGGTTGAGGACAAGATTATTAATCTTAATAACGAGTTTACAGATATTACGAAAAATGCTGTATTCAAGGTTCCTTTTCCACTTTTGATTCTCAATGATAAGAATAAAATCAGTTGGTTTAATACGTATTTTAAGGATTTGTGTGACGATGAGGTTGAGATTTTCAACAATGAAATCGAAAATATTCTCGATTTAAAAACTGTGAATGATGATGAGAATAATTTGGATTATTACGAAACGCAAGTTGACGGGAAATATTACAGATTTTATCCTGTTACTATAAAAGATAGTGAAGACAAGGATTTGACGTTGCTTTACGGCGTTGACAACACTGCTTTCATGGATGTTGTGACTTTGTTGGATGAAAAAAGACTGGGACTTGTCGATATTTTCATCGACAATTACGACGAGGCACGTAACAGCATCAAAGAAGAAGAAAGAACGAGGGTGTTCTCGGAAGTTGACAAGATTTTGCAAGATTTTGCGAGAGAACACAATGCGTATATTAGAAAGTACGAATCAGACAAGTTCGTGATGGTCATTGAGAAACACGAGCTTGAAAATATTATGCAGCAAAAATTCTCGGTATTGGATATGATTAAGGATATCAAAAACACGAATAATGTTCCTGTTACTTTGAGTATTGGGGCTTCGATTGTTGGAGATAATCCTTACGAAATTCACGACAAATCAAGGTCGTGCCTTGATGTTGCACTTGGCCGTGGTGGAGATCAGGCTGTGGTTGACACTGGAGAGCTTAAATATTTCGGCGGCAAGAACAAGGCTGTCGAAAAACGTAACAAGGTTAAGGCGAGGGTTGTGTCGCACGCGTTGAAGAAGCTTATCGAACAAAGCTCGAATGTATTTATCATGGGTCACAAAAATCCAGACATGGATTCAATTGGGTCTTGTTTGGGAATGTTGGAAGCGTGCAAGATTAATAGCAAGGAATGTTACATTGTTTTGAATGAGGTTGGCCCTCAAATCGAAAATATTTACAATGCGGTTTTGGAAGAAAAACCAGATTACAAGAAATATTTTGTGAAGAATGCATTTGCGAAGGAAAATTGCAACAGCAATAGTTTGGTGATTATTTGCGACAATCACAGAAGAAATTCTGTTGAGTGCCAAGAAATCATGGATATTACGAAAAATATCGTGGTTATCGATCACCACAGAAGAAGTTCCGATTATATCAAGGATACTTCGTTGACTTATTTGGAACCTTACGCATCTAGCGCATCTGAAATGGTGACGGAAGTTTTGTTCTACATGACAGAAAAACTCGAGATACCAAAGATTGTAGCAGAGGCATTACTTGCAGGAATTACTGTGGATACGAAGAATTTCTTCTATCAAACAGGTGTTAGAACTTTTGAAGCGGCATCTATTTTGAAAAGACAAGGCGCAGACAGTGTCAGGGTTAAACAACTTTTCAAAGACGATGAGAGAACTATCAAGCTCAAATCAGATGTTATTGCTTCATCGAAAATGTATAGAAACAACATCGCCATCGGAAGATTGGAAGAAGAAGTTGACGAATCCATTTTGGTTGCGGCACAATCAGCAGATGATTTGCTCAACATTTTGGGAGTGGAAGCTTCTTTCGTGTTGGCGAAATTAAAAGATAAAATCCATGTTAGTGCGAGAAGTTTGGGTAAAATTTCCGTGCAATTGATTTTGGAAAAAGTCGGAGGCGGCGGTCATCTTACAAGTGCAGGTGCGCAACTTGATTGCAGCATGGATGAAGCAGAAGAAAAGATAAAACAAGCAATTGATGAATATATCAAGGAGGATACGGATGAAAGTTATATTGACTAG
- the rplI gene encoding 50S ribosomal protein L9, translating to MKVILTSDVDKLGKAGEMVNAKTGFARNFLLPNKLAVQATKENIKIWEEKQAELRAIERENIKKANELKEKIENTKVKIIAKTGEGDRLFGSITSMDIEKALKEQHGLDVDKKKIEMKDNIKSLGTFNVVVKVYPDINANLEVIVDKE from the coding sequence ATGAAAGTTATATTGACTAGTGATGTAGATAAGTTGGGAAAAGCTGGCGAAATGGTTAATGCAAAGACTGGTTTTGCGAGAAATTTCCTACTACCAAATAAATTAGCAGTACAAGCAACAAAAGAAAATATCAAAATTTGGGAAGAAAAACAAGCAGAATTAAGAGCGATTGAAAGAGAAAACATAAAAAAAGCTAATGAATTAAAAGAAAAAATCGAAAACACTAAAGTTAAGATTATCGCAAAGACTGGAGAAGGCGACAGACTTTTCGGTTCAATCACTTCTATGGATATAGAAAAAGCATTGAAGGAACAACACGGTTTGGATGTTGACAAGAAAAAAATCGAAATGAAAGACAACATCAAATCTTTGGGAACATTTAATGTTGTGGTAAAAGTATATCCAGATATTAACGCTAATTTGGAAGTAATTGTAGACAAGGAATAA
- the dnaB gene encoding replicative DNA helicase, which produces MENQQNIMPCDLEAERSIIGAMIIDERAVDDAAEIVEPVDFYSTKYQEIYKAILQVIDEKKPVDYITLEDQLKSNNMYEIIGGIDELISISEAVGSAVNVKYYSEIVKSKAIIRNLMRVSQDVIDMSIANNSVGEVLEYAESNIFKISQNRNHQDLVKIQEMLEPTLARIGEMSMSQGQLTGVTTGLIDLDRQLSGLQNSDLILLAARPAMGKTSLALNIAYKASVKHHVAIFSLEMSKMQLTQRLLSALSNINLSELVSGRVTEWTNLGQAAQLLAESNMFVDDTSSISLNELRSKCRKLKARGELDLVIIDYLQLMTTNSRNENRQQEISTISRGLKGLAKELNCPILALSQLSRAPDQRPNHRPVMSDLRESGAIEQDADVVLMLYRDDYYDPETDKPNIAEIIVAKHRNGPTGTVDTLFDKEHTKFMDLDKQMPDVGAFDK; this is translated from the coding sequence ATGGAGAATCAACAAAATATTATGCCGTGCGATTTGGAAGCTGAAAGAAGCATAATCGGTGCGATGATAATTGACGAGAGAGCTGTGGATGATGCGGCGGAAATCGTGGAGCCGGTGGATTTTTATTCTACGAAATACCAAGAAATCTACAAGGCGATTTTGCAAGTAATTGACGAGAAAAAGCCTGTGGATTACATTACGTTGGAAGACCAATTAAAATCCAATAATATGTACGAAATTATCGGTGGAATTGATGAACTTATAAGCATTTCAGAAGCTGTGGGAAGTGCTGTAAATGTAAAATACTACTCAGAAATTGTCAAAAGCAAGGCGATTATCAGAAATTTGATGCGCGTATCACAAGATGTGATTGATATGTCCATTGCCAACAATTCCGTTGGAGAGGTTTTGGAATACGCTGAGAGCAATATTTTCAAAATCAGTCAGAACAGAAACCACCAAGATTTGGTTAAAATCCAAGAAATGTTGGAGCCAACTCTTGCACGAATTGGCGAAATGAGTATGAGCCAAGGACAATTAACTGGTGTTACGACTGGCTTGATTGATTTGGATAGACAACTTTCGGGGCTACAAAACTCGGATTTGATTTTACTTGCAGCGCGTCCCGCGATGGGAAAAACATCACTTGCGCTTAATATTGCATACAAGGCGAGTGTCAAACATCACGTTGCAATTTTTTCTCTTGAAATGAGTAAGATGCAATTGACTCAAAGATTATTGTCTGCTCTTAGTAACATTAACTTGTCGGAACTTGTGTCTGGTAGAGTTACTGAGTGGACAAATTTGGGACAAGCGGCACAGCTATTAGCAGAAAGCAATATGTTTGTCGATGATACTTCGTCGATTTCACTTAACGAGTTACGTTCCAAATGCAGAAAATTAAAAGCACGTGGCGAATTGGATTTGGTTATTATAGATTATTTGCAACTTATGACGACAAATTCCAGAAATGAGAACAGACAACAAGAAATCTCCACGATTTCGAGAGGACTCAAAGGCTTGGCGAAAGAATTAAATTGTCCGATTCTTGCATTGAGCCAATTGTCGCGTGCGCCTGATCAAAGACCGAACCACAGACCAGTCATGAGTGACCTTCGTGAATCTGGGGCGATCGAACAAGATGCGGATGTTGTGTTGATGTTGTATCGTGATGATTATTACGATCCAGAAACTGACAAGCCGAATATCGCAGAAATTATCGTCGCAAAACACAGAAACGGTCCAACGGGAACTGTAGATACTTTATTCGACAAGGAACACACGAAGTTTATGGATTTGGACAAGCAAATGCCCGATGTAGGAGCGTTTGATAAATGA
- a CDS encoding GNAT family N-acetyltransferase: MITTERLTLEGLTLNDAFEIEQWGKHTDERLIDYNLSDLDDFEIKMWYRQKREMKTQKYFAIRDKSRKLVGYVGLKQYDKFTKTAFLGIVLDPNEMDKSYGEESIKALINIAFNVYGLDRIFLNVNNFNIRAIKCYEKCGFRKFCSYEEVFENQRLDTHDEDFDEFFTVKDGVIFSKNTTMAIDNKR; this comes from the coding sequence ATGATAACTACTGAGAGGTTAACGCTGGAAGGTTTGACATTGAACGATGCATTTGAAATCGAACAATGGGGAAAACACACAGACGAACGACTTATCGATTACAACTTGTCCGATTTGGACGATTTTGAAATAAAAATGTGGTATCGCCAAAAAAGAGAAATGAAAACGCAAAAATATTTTGCGATTAGGGATAAATCCCGAAAATTGGTGGGATATGTGGGGCTGAAACAATACGACAAGTTCACGAAAACGGCGTTTTTGGGTATTGTTTTGGATCCAAATGAAATGGACAAATCATATGGCGAAGAATCCATTAAAGCTTTGATTAACATTGCATTTAATGTTTACGGGCTGGACAGGATTTTTTTGAATGTGAATAATTTCAATATAAGAGCGATAAAATGCTACGAAAAATGTGGATTCAGGAAGTTTTGTAGTTACGAGGAAGTGTTCGAAAATCAAAGATTGGATACGCACGACGAGGATTTCGATGAGTTTTTCACGGTAAAAGACGGAGTAATTTTTTCGAAGAACACTACGATGGCGATTGATAATAAGAGGTGA
- a CDS encoding DnaD domain protein — protein sequence MKYSVEKFKIDLGETPIENIFLNQYLQVATGNQLKVYLYCYKLAKDTSANVDISDEEIAKALDLTESEVSECWNYWLDEGIIKRYTDAETQTNHTVFLSLRQLYLGITNPEPDESQKTYIPQNSQEIKEMFRDIEDIRDMELSKSEMERILEHISTYHQTPELVVTAFHYCTTNPNTKNNTNYVLQVLRNWKLDGIMTLEQWQEENNKKQQRKTKKRTYYRPKTNDIENKATNINSKFLNDFIKKSKEQKDK from the coding sequence ATGAAATATAGTGTAGAAAAATTTAAAATAGATTTGGGCGAAACACCTATTGAAAATATATTTTTGAATCAATATCTTCAAGTGGCCACAGGAAATCAACTAAAAGTGTATTTGTACTGTTACAAGCTTGCCAAGGATACTTCGGCGAATGTGGATATTTCGGATGAAGAAATTGCGAAGGCGTTGGATTTGACTGAAAGCGAAGTATCAGAGTGTTGGAATTATTGGTTGGATGAGGGAATTATCAAACGATACACTGATGCCGAAACGCAAACTAACCACACGGTTTTTTTGAGTTTGAGACAATTGTATCTTGGAATTACAAATCCCGAGCCAGACGAATCTCAGAAGACTTACATTCCACAAAACAGTCAAGAAATCAAAGAAATGTTCAGAGATATTGAAGATATCAGAGACATGGAATTATCCAAATCAGAAATGGAAAGAATTTTGGAACACATTTCCACTTATCACCAAACACCAGAGTTGGTGGTGACGGCTTTTCATTACTGCACAACTAATCCGAACACGAAAAACAACACGAATTACGTTTTGCAAGTTCTCAGAAATTGGAAGCTTGACGGTATCATGACGTTGGAACAATGGCAAGAAGAAAACAACAAAAAACAACAAAGAAAAACGAAGAAGAGAACTTATTATAGACCGAAGACTAACGATATTGAAAACAAGGCTACAAATATTAACTCGAAATTTTTGAACGATTTTATCAAGAAATCAAAAGAGCAAAAGGATAAATAA
- a CDS encoding ATP-binding protein: MSYAKEANRILEDYRNQSKRELDMRFDEVFRKVPEYENLLQHRNEIGYEYLRKSIKADKEELKNLEDEIKSTEEKMHKLLILSGFPSDYLNLKHRCDKCEDTGVYNGKMCSCKKTIMVNIAREKSSLNEQMKQQNFDRFDINVFDTKKDSSQGMSQRENMQAISENLKYYSKNYTKNAKSLLLYGQVGTGKTYLLSCMAKEIIENGFSVIYLSAMQLLKQLFSIRYQNFNEAPQPEVEDIIYNCDVLMIDDLGTENSTETNISLLFDLLNYRIQNQKTTIISTNIDLDDLQSQYDQRISSRIKGEFIPIQFFGRDIREERFKNGL, encoded by the coding sequence ATGAGCTACGCAAAAGAAGCCAACAGAATATTGGAAGATTACAGAAATCAATCCAAAAGAGAATTGGATATGAGATTTGATGAAGTTTTTCGAAAAGTTCCAGAATACGAGAATTTGCTCCAACACAGAAACGAGATTGGATACGAATATCTGAGAAAAAGCATCAAAGCTGACAAGGAAGAATTAAAGAATTTGGAAGATGAAATCAAATCCACTGAAGAAAAAATGCACAAATTGCTCATATTAAGTGGGTTTCCAAGTGATTATTTGAACTTGAAGCATCGCTGCGACAAGTGTGAGGATACTGGAGTTTACAACGGAAAAATGTGTTCTTGCAAGAAAACAATCATGGTGAACATTGCTCGTGAGAAAAGTTCACTTAACGAGCAAATGAAACAACAAAACTTCGATAGGTTTGACATCAACGTGTTTGACACGAAAAAAGACAGCTCACAAGGAATGTCCCAACGTGAAAACATGCAAGCAATTAGCGAGAATTTGAAATATTACTCGAAGAATTACACTAAAAACGCGAAGTCACTTTTGTTGTACGGACAAGTTGGAACAGGAAAGACGTATTTGTTATCGTGCATGGCGAAAGAAATCATTGAAAATGGATTTTCTGTGATATATTTGTCTGCAATGCAATTATTGAAGCAGCTTTTTTCGATAAGATATCAGAATTTCAACGAAGCGCCACAACCAGAGGTTGAAGATATTATTTACAACTGCGATGTGCTTATGATTGATGATTTGGGAACGGAAAATTCAACAGAAACCAACATCAGTTTATTGTTTGATCTGTTGAATTACAGAATTCAAAACCAAAAAACTACGATAATTTCGACAAATATCGACCTTGATGATTTGCAAAGTCAATACGATCAGAGAATTTCATCGAGAATCAAGGGCGAATTCATACCGATACAATTTTTCGGCAGGGATATAAGAGAAGAGAGGTTCAAAAACGGACTATGA
- a CDS encoding NAD(P)H-hydrate epimerase translates to MIYVTAEQMRQIDHYTIHEIGIPSIVLMENAKAQISKHILDKNFSKAYVFASVGNNGGDGLAVARDIYNAKKYVKVYVIGKLEKASTDFKINYDILKKLDVEIEFVDENTKFDITENDLIVDSIFGTGLKRDIEGIYKGVIDMINDSQAFVVSVDMPSGLDSDENKIHNVAVKADLLVTLQLPKKSLQDYEGEYVVEPIGIPEKSIKHVLNNAS, encoded by the coding sequence ATGATTTATGTAACAGCTGAACAAATGAGACAAATCGACCACTACACGATTCATGAAATCGGAATTCCATCGATTGTCTTGATGGAAAATGCCAAAGCACAAATTTCAAAACATATTTTGGACAAGAATTTTTCCAAAGCGTACGTGTTCGCATCTGTTGGAAACAATGGTGGAGATGGATTGGCAGTTGCAAGAGATATCTACAACGCAAAAAAATATGTGAAAGTGTATGTCATTGGAAAACTAGAAAAAGCGTCGACGGATTTTAAAATCAACTACGATATTTTGAAAAAATTAGACGTGGAGATTGAATTTGTAGACGAAAACACGAAATTCGACATAACAGAAAATGATTTGATTGTCGACAGCATTTTTGGAACGGGACTCAAAAGAGATATCGAAGGAATTTACAAAGGTGTAATAGACATGATCAACGACTCACAAGCTTTTGTTGTGAGTGTGGATATGCCATCGGGACTTGATTCTGATGAAAATAAAATCCACAACGTGGCAGTGAAGGCAGACCTTCTTGTGACATTGCAATTACCGAAAAAGTCGTTGCAAGACTATGAAGGAGAATATGTCGTGGAACCAATAGGCATACCAGAAAAATCAATTAAACATGTATTAAATAACGCTTCGTAA
- a CDS encoding ECF transporter S component — MRKTNTKLLTTIAICIAINCLGAFIAVSTKVPLLLDHIGSLLVCMLFGWKYGIVTAFLSSVMNQILFDPFALPFAPTGMLMVFMVGILYEKGYFKKLHTIPALLLAVLPGAILGAIIQGYIFGGVTSSGSDVIVRFMINKGVNPAAASFINQYFMEFVDRLISFTVVMTAVKRIKIESIR; from the coding sequence TTGAGAAAAACGAATACGAAATTGTTGACTACTATAGCGATTTGCATTGCAATCAACTGCCTAGGTGCTTTTATCGCTGTTAGTACGAAGGTTCCTTTGTTATTGGATCATATAGGATCTTTATTGGTGTGTATGTTATTTGGATGGAAATACGGGATTGTGACGGCGTTTTTATCGTCTGTTATGAACCAAATTCTTTTCGATCCATTTGCACTTCCATTTGCGCCTACGGGTATGCTTATGGTGTTTATGGTTGGAATTTTATACGAAAAGGGATATTTCAAGAAATTGCACACTATTCCTGCACTTTTATTGGCTGTACTTCCAGGTGCTATTTTGGGCGCTATTATTCAAGGATATATTTTTGGTGGGGTTACAAGCTCAGGAAGTGATGTTATTGTAAGATTCATGATAAACAAGGGAGTAAATCCTGCTGCGGCATCTTTTATCAACCAATATTTCATGGAATTTGTCGACAGGCTCATTTCATTTACTGTTGTGATGACTGCTGTTAAGAGGATTAAGATTGAATCGATACGCTAA
- a CDS encoding radical SAM protein, which translates to MNRYAKIEEKLKREIVLLKGRPCFWGKCTFCDYIEDNTMDMDDAVRENREILENVTGEFGVLECINSGNVFELPEQTKIDIKNLIHDKNIHTLVFEAHYIFKHRLHEIREFFGCEILFKTGIESFDYDFRENVLNKNAKFHDVKEVSDYFDSACLMVGIKGQTKEMIERDIEIGLSNFKWITINIFINNSTPIKRDDELVKWFLENHYDLKDHPKVEMLVENTDLGVG; encoded by the coding sequence TTGAATCGATACGCTAAGATTGAAGAAAAATTAAAACGCGAGATTGTGCTTTTGAAAGGCAGACCTTGTTTTTGGGGCAAATGCACTTTTTGCGATTACATTGAAGACAATACGATGGATATGGATGATGCTGTTCGTGAGAATCGCGAGATTCTTGAAAATGTGACTGGCGAATTTGGTGTTTTGGAATGTATTAATTCGGGAAATGTGTTCGAACTTCCCGAGCAAACGAAAATAGACATCAAGAATTTAATTCACGATAAGAATATTCACACGTTGGTTTTTGAAGCGCATTATATTTTTAAACATAGACTTCACGAAATCAGGGAATTTTTCGGATGCGAGATTTTATTTAAGACGGGGATTGAATCGTTCGATTACGATTTTAGAGAAAATGTCCTCAACAAAAACGCGAAATTTCATGATGTAAAAGAGGTGTCTGATTATTTTGATTCTGCGTGTTTAATGGTTGGAATTAAGGGTCAAACTAAGGAGATGATTGAGCGTGACATCGAGATTGGCCTTTCGAATTTCAAATGGATTACTATTAATATTTTCATCAATAATTCCACGCCAATCAAAAGAGATGATGAGCTTGTGAAGTGGTTTTTGGAAAATCATTACGATTTGAAAGATCATCCGAAAGTCGAGATGTTAGTTGAAAACACTGATTTGGGAGTTGGTTAA
- a CDS encoding serine hydrolase, which translates to MKKHKRKIFLIIGVILLVFCFVLLKLRGYRILQSRTFRKFYDRIDFKIDTKELKIPEDALSFSVYDIDKEEYLFYEGGGQLPTVASLSKLFAIDYALTKVKLEDRIEVNQELLDLVPQGSSMAHLKPGKYTAEQIMQAMLVPSGNDAAFALAYNIGKKDLGDGYSAKKYVNYFVKNLSKYLADEGYNKTHLFDPSGFSTQADTNLKDINRVALKLIDYDFVKKCMGKSYFTIQTPQGEMTWKNTNEFLDSKSAFYNKDVKGIKTGTMASSYNIVVLYEKDGKKYLITCLASHTNEDRYKAVQAAINTIINKK; encoded by the coding sequence ATGAAAAAACACAAGCGCAAAATATTTTTAATTATAGGGGTTATTCTTTTGGTGTTCTGTTTTGTATTATTGAAATTGCGTGGCTATAGAATTTTACAATCCAGAACATTTAGAAAATTTTACGATAGAATTGATTTCAAAATAGATACTAAAGAGTTGAAGATTCCAGAAGATGCACTTTCTTTTTCGGTGTATGACATAGATAAAGAAGAATATTTGTTTTATGAAGGCGGCGGACAATTACCAACGGTTGCAAGCTTGTCGAAACTTTTTGCGATTGATTACGCACTAACGAAGGTAAAATTAGAAGATAGAATAGAGGTTAATCAAGAATTATTAGATCTAGTACCACAAGGCTCATCAATGGCACACTTAAAGCCTGGCAAATATACAGCAGAGCAAATCATGCAAGCTATGCTTGTGCCATCTGGAAATGATGCGGCTTTTGCATTGGCATATAATATCGGCAAAAAAGACTTGGGAGATGGTTACAGCGCAAAAAAATATGTGAATTATTTTGTAAAAAATCTCAGCAAGTACCTCGCAGATGAAGGTTACAATAAAACTCATTTGTTCGATCCGAGTGGATTTTCCACACAGGCAGATACCAATTTAAAAGATATTAATAGAGTTGCACTTAAACTTATTGATTATGATTTTGTCAAAAAATGTATGGGCAAGAGTTATTTTACAATTCAAACTCCTCAAGGAGAAATGACTTGGAAAAATACTAATGAATTTTTGGATTCTAAGTCAGCGTTTTACAACAAAGATGTAAAGGGCATCAAAACGGGCACGATGGCATCATCGTACAACATTGTCGTATTGTACGAGAAAGACGGAAAGAAGTATCTAATAACTTGTCTTGCATCTCACACCAATGAAGACAGGTATAAGGCTGTGCAGGCGGCGATTAATACGATTATAAATAAAAAATAA